One segment of Carya illinoinensis cultivar Pawnee chromosome 13, C.illinoinensisPawnee_v1, whole genome shotgun sequence DNA contains the following:
- the LOC122293016 gene encoding uncharacterized protein LOC122293016 translates to MLQSSSSSSSRGLDEGYLINVGQQPHVKRSPIRRKDDTGGCLPLYNPGSPKRETPRSRTRVAEKWIHVIPVIVLLCFFILWWFSYTVNITFKDGKITSIHRIERSAPVNDTQIDLLVLAVATSSIASVPLNLISNDEAEVHPASKTD, encoded by the exons ATGCTGCAAAGTTCGTCTTCAAGCTCGTCACGAGGACTTGATGAGGGCTACCTCATCAACGTCGGCCAGCAGCCACATGTAAAGCGCTCTCCGATAAGAAGGAAGGATGATACTGGCGGGTGTCTTCCGCTTTACAATCCAGGGTCCCCAAAGAGGGAGACTCCACGGTCGCGGACGCGGGTGGCCGAGAAGTGGATCCATGTCATTCCTGTGATTGTGCTGCTCTGCTTCTTTATTCTCTGGTGGTTCTCTTATACAG TGAATATAACATTCAAGGATGGTAAAATTACATCTATACATCGAATTGAGAGGTCGGCCCCCGTCAATGATACTCAGATTGACCTTCTTGTCCTGGCAGTGGCTACGTCATCAATTGCCTCAGTTCCACTTAATCTCATAAGCAATGATGAGGCTGAAGTGCATCCGGCGAGCAAAACTGATTGA
- the LOC122293015 gene encoding probable serine/threonine-protein kinase PBL5: MGCFRCTGESSKNSEHKNKTRSNKKSKPGDRTASGALKVNPNVDVKESDVKMELEYKDNQLALDVKGLNLKEISKDGKTIGDLAQQTLTFDELAAATGNFRSDCFLGEGGFGKVYKGHLDKINQDVAIKQLDRNGCQGIREFVVEVLTLSPVDHPNLVKLIGFCAEGDQRLLVYEYMPLGSLENHLHDLPPHWKVIDWNTRMKIAAGAARGLEYLHDKMKPAVIYRDLKCSNILLGEGYHPKLSDFGLAKVGPSGDKTHVSTRVMGTYGYCAPDYAMTGQLTVKSDIYSFGVVLLELITGRKAIDPTKTAREQNLVAWARPLFKDRKKFSQMVDPLLQGQYPMRGLYQALAISAMCVQEQPNMRPVIGDVVTALNYLASQKFDPQIHPVQNSRTSSSSPNVRRDTDKRRVAGTGQEGENE, translated from the exons ATGGGTTGCTTTCGCTGCACAGGGGAATCAAGCAAAAACTCGGAGCACAAGAACAAAACTCGTAGTAACAAGAAGAGTAAGCCCGGCGATCGAACCGCTTCAG GTGCATTGAAAGTCAACCCAAATGTGGATGTAAAGGAGTCTGATGTGAAAATGGAATTAGAGTATAAGGATAACCAACTAGCTTTGGATGTAAAGGGTTTAAATTTGAAGGAGATTTCAAAGGATGGAAAAACTATTGGCGATCTAGCACAACAGACGTTAACCTTTGACGAACTAGCAGCTGCAACTGGCAATTTCCGGTCAGACTGCTTTCTGGGCGAAGgaggttttggaaaagtttacaaGGGGCACTTGGACAAAATCAATCAG GATGTAGCTATCAAGCAACTTGACCGCAATGGATGCCAAGGGATCAGGGAATTCGTTGTTGAAGTTTTGACATTAAGTCCAGTTGACCACCCCAATCTTGTCAAATTAATTGGTTTTTGTGCTGAGGGAGATCAGAGGCTATTGGTTTACGAGTACATGCCGTTAGGATCTTTGGAAAACCATTTGCACG ATCTACCACCTCATTGGAAAGTAATTGATTGGAATACAAGAATGAAAATAGCAGCTGGTGCAGCAAGGGGCTTGGAGTATTTGCATGATAAAATGAAACCTGCTGTTATATACCGTGATCTGAAGTGCTCGAACATTTTGCTTGGTGAAGGTTATCACCCAAAGCTATCTGATTTTGGATTGGCCAAAGTTGGGCCGAGTGGCGATAAGACCCATGTTTCCACAAGGGTTATGGGCACATATGGATACTGTGCACCGGATTATGCAATGACAGGCCAGTTGACAGTTAAATCAGATATTTACAGTTTTGGGGTTGTTCTTTTGGAGCTCATCACAGGCAGGAAAGCAATTGATCCTACCAAAACTGCTAGGGAGCAAAATCTGGTTGCATGG GCACGGCCTTTGTTCAAAGATCGGAAGAAATTCTCACAAATGGTTGATCCGCTGCTTCAAGGTCAATATCCTATGAGAGGTTTGTACCAAGCTCTTGCAATTTCTGCAATGTGCGTGCAGGAGCAGCCTAACATGCGACCTGTCATAGGTGATGTTGTTACGGCTCTTAATTACCTTGCTTCTCAAAAATTTGATCCCCAAATCCATCCAGTCCAAAACTCTCGGACGAGTTCATCATCTCCTAATGTTAGAAGGGACACTGATAAAAGACGAGTTGCAGGAACTGGACAAGAGGGAGAGAATGAGTAG